A genome region from Tenrec ecaudatus isolate mTenEca1 chromosome 13, mTenEca1.hap1, whole genome shotgun sequence includes the following:
- the NEU2 gene encoding sialidase-2, protein MASRPTAPCPVLQRESLFRSGDYVYRIPALLYLPQQKVLLAFAERRVSKRDEHAELIVLRRGAYDASTHQVQWQDQEVVAQAQLVDHRSMNPCPLYDEKTGTLFLFFIAIPGQVSEHHQLHTRVNVVKLCQVTSLDHGRTWSPPRDLTSTTIGSAHGDWATFAVGPGHCLQLHNRTRSLVLPAYAYRNLQAHQTPVPFAFCFLSHNHGHTWQCGHFVAQDTLECQVAEVGAGGQSVVYLNARSLRRARVQAESTNDGLSFKAAQPVRKLMEPPHGCHGSTVAFPSPHAEPASSDRWLLYTHPSDPSQRLNLGVYLNKRPLDPSAWSEPSLLAMGSCAYSDLQSMGSGPDGSPQFGCLYEFNDYQEVIFLLFTLKQAFPSEL, encoded by the exons ATGGCTTCCCGCCCCACGGCCCCTTGCCCGGTGCTGCAAAGGGAAAGCTTGTTCCGGTCAGGGGACTATGTCTACAGAATCCCAGCTCTGCTCTACCTGCCCCAGCAGAAGGTGCTGCTGGCCTTCGCAGAGAGGCGGGTGAGCAAGCGGGACGAGCATGCAGAGCTGATCGTCCTGCGCAGAGGGGCCTACGATGCGTCCACCCACCAGGTCCAG TGGCAAGATCAGGAGGTGGTGGCCCAGGCCCAGCTGGTGGACCACCGGTCCATGAACCCGTGCCCTTTGTACGACGAGAAGACGGGgaccctcttcctcttcttcattgccattccaggccaggtctCTGAACACCACCAGCTCCACACCAGGGTCAATGTGGTCAAGTTGTGCCAAGTCACCAGCCTGGACCATGGGAGGACCTGGAGCCCCCCCAGAGACCTCACTAGCACCACCATCGGCTCGGCCCACGGGGACTGGGCCACCTTTGCAGTGGGCCCGGGCCACTGTCTGCAACTGCACAACAGGACTCGCAGTCTGGTGTTGCCTGCCTATGCTTACCGGAACCTCCAAGCTCACCAGACACCTGTCCCCTTCGCCTTCTGCTTCCTCAGTCACAACCACGGGCACACGTGGCAATGCGGGCACTTTGTGGCCCAGGACACCCTGGAGTGCCAAGTGGCAGAAgttggggctggggggcagagcGTGGTCTATCTCAACGCCAGAAGCCTCCGGAGAGCCAGGGTCCAGGCGGAGAGCACCAATGATGGGCTCAGCTTTAAGGCGGCCCAGCCGGTAAGGAAGCTCATGGAACCCCCACATGGCTGCCACGGGAGCACCGTGGCATTCCCCAGCCCCCATGCAGAGCCAGCCTCCTCAGACAGGTGGCTACTCTACACTCACCCGTCAGACCCCAGCCAGAGGCTCAACCTGGGTGTCTATCTCAACAAGCGGCCGCTGGATCCTTCGGCCTGGTCGGAGCCCTCTCTGCTGGCCATGGGCAGCTGTGCCTATTCCGACCTCCAGAGCATGGGCTCTGGGCCTGACGGGTCTCCCCAGTTTGGGTGTCTGTATGAATTCAACGACTACCAGGAGGTCATCTTCCTCCTGTTCACCCTGAAGCAAGCCTTCCCCTCAGAGCTGTGA